The proteins below come from a single Vidua chalybeata isolate OUT-0048 chromosome 1, bVidCha1 merged haplotype, whole genome shotgun sequence genomic window:
- the AOC1 gene encoding amiloride-sensitive amine oxidase [copper-containing] isoform X1, with protein MGRQRQRRMWLLGLPWALALLVTAASSGPSADPPDPASIFADLSPAELRAVRTFLMERPELGLSPSRGGPLAKNSLFLVELLPPKKRSALRFLERGGARPRREARAVIFFGAQAEPNVTELAVGPLPRPSSYRPLAFKGGRTVPFWARPMTRLEYELLHEALVAAMAPLEPLLREATGFGFQNCSERCLTFSDIAPRGLGPGERRTWLVIQRFVEGFFLHPVGLEVLLDHRDPDPRRWAVRQLWYNGRYFGGVRELAESHARGALPLARLPEPPARHLFSSYEPRGRFSSGTPTEVHGAKVCEPQGRRYRLRGNRLEYGGWSLAFRLRSSAGLQLFDVRFGGERVAYELSVQEAVAFYGGHSPAAMQTKYMDAGWAMGASSYELARGVDCPETAAFLDAHHLLDADGPVRFPRALCVFELPTGVPLRRHFDSDFQGGFHFYAGLEGRALVLRTTSTVYNYDYIWDFLLYPNGVLETKVHATGYIHATFYTPEGRRYGSRVHSHLLGNIHTHLVHYKVDLDVAGSGNSFETMDIRFENISNPWSAGARVVQPWLHREPRRREREAALPLDRPAPRYLLFSNPRRRNRWGHRRTFRLQLSSHAGPVLPRGWREERGVTWARYHLAVTRRHENEPSSSSIYTQNNPWDPPVTFESFIRDNETIEDQDLVAWVTVGFLHVPHAEDIPNTATPGNAVGFFLRPFNFFSEDPSVASRAPVIVRPLDPPACSRLQIQRWTPASPGPCVHPEPFSYNGTYRQV; from the exons ATGGGGCGGCAGCGCCAGCGCAG GatgtggctgctggggctgccctgggcgCTGGCCCTGCTGGTCACCGCGGCCTCCTCCGGCCCCTCCGCGGACCCCCCGGACCCCGCGTCCATCTTCGCCGACCTGTCCCCGGCGGAGCTCCGGGCCGTGCGGACCTTCCTGATGGAGCGGccggagctggggctgtccccgaGCCGGGGGGGGCCCCTGGCCAAGAACTCGCTGTtcctggtggagctgctgccccccAAGAAGCGCTCGGCGCTGCGGTTCCTGGAGCgcggcggggcgcggccgcggcgcgAGGCCCGCGCCGTCATCTTCTTCGGGGCGCAAGCGGAGCCCAACGTCACCGAGCTGGCCGTGGGGCCCCTGCCGCGCCCCAGCTCCTACCGGCCCCTGGCCTTCAAGGGCGGCCGCACCGTGCCCTTCTGGGCGCGGCCGATGACGCGGCTGGAGTACGAGCTGCTGCACGAGGCGCTGGTGGCCGCCATGGCCCCGCTGGAGCCGCTGCTGCGCGAGGCCACCGGCTTCGGCTTCCAGAACTGCTCCGAGCGCTGCCTCACCTTCTCCGACATCGCCCCGCGCGGGCTGGGCCCCGGCGAGCGCCGCACGTGGCTGGTGATCCAGCGCTTCGTGGAGGGCTTCTTCCTGCACCCCgtggggctggaggtgctgctggaccACCGGGACCCCGACCCGCGGCGCTGGGCCGTGCGGCAGCTCTGGTACAACGGGCGCTACTTCGGCGGCGTGCGGGAGCTGGCCGAGAGCCACGCGCGGGGCGCGCTGCCCCTGGCCCGCCTGCccgagccccccgcccgccACCTCTTCTCCAGCTACGAGCCCCGCGGGCGCTTCTCCAGCGGGACCCCCACCGAGGTGCACGGCGCCAAGGTGTGCGAGCCGCAGGGCCGGCGCTACCGGCTGCGCGGCAACCGGCTGGAGTACGGCGGCTGGAGCCTGGCGTTCCGGCTGCGCTCCTCCGCCGGCCTGCAGCTCTTCGACGTGCGCTTCGGCGGCGAGCGCGTGGCCTACGAGCTGAGCGTGCAGGAGGCCGTCGCCTTCTACGGCGGCCACTCGCCGGCCGCCATGCAGACCAAGTACATGGACGCCGGCTGGGCCATGGGCGCCTCCAGCTACGAGCTGGCGCGCGGCGTGGACTGCCCCGAGACCGCCGCCTTCCTGGACGCCCACCACCTCCTGGACGCCGACGGCCCCGTGCGCTTCCCCCGCGCCCTCTGCGTCTTCGAGCTGCCCACGGGCGTTCCCCTGCGCCGCCACTTCGACAGCGACTTCCAGGGCGGCTTCCACTTCTACGCGGGGCTGGAGGGACGGGCGCTGGTGCTCAGGACCACCTCCACCGTCTACAACTATGACTACATCTGGGACTTCCTGCTCTACCCCAACGGCGTCCTGGAGACCAAGGTCCACGCCACCGGCTACATCCACGCCACCTTCTACACGCCCGAGGGCCGGCGCTACGGCAGCCGCGTGCACAGCCACCTCCTGGGCAACATCCACACCCACCTGGTGCACTACAAGGTGGACCTGGATGTCGCAG GCTCCGGGAACAGCTTCGAGACGATGGACATTCGCTTCGAGAACATCTCCAACCCCTGGAGCGCGGGGGCGCGCGTGGTGCAGCCGTGGCTGCACCGGGAGCCGCGGCGCCGGGAGCGCGAGGCCGCGCTGCCGCTGGACCGGCCCGCGCCGCGGTACCTGCTCTTCTCCAACCCGCGCCGGCGGAACCGCTGGGGCCACCGCCGCACCTTCCgcctgcagctcagctcccacGCCGGGCCCGTGCTGCCCCGCGGCTGGCGCGAGGAGCGCGGCGTCACCTGGGCCAG GTACCACCTGGCCGTGACACGGCGCCACGAGAACgagccaagcagcagcagcatctacACCCAGAAcaacccctgggacccccccgtCACCTTCGAGAGCTTCATCCGCGACAACGAGACCATCGAGGACCAG GACCTGGTGGCCTGGGTGACCGTGGGCTTCCTGCACGTGCCCCACGCCGAGGACATCCCCAACACGGCCACCCCGGGCAACGCCGTCGGCTTCTTCCTGCGCCCCTTCAACTTCTTCAGCGAGGACCCGTCGGTGGCGTCGCGGGCGCCGGTCATCGTGCGGCCCCTGGACCCTCCGGCCTGCTCCCGCCTGCAGATCCAGCGCTGGACCCCGGCCAGCCCCGGCCCCTGCGTCCACCCCGAGCCCTTCTCCTACAACGGCACCTACCGCCAGGTGTGa
- the AOC1 gene encoding amiloride-sensitive amine oxidase [copper-containing] isoform X2: MRRRQRRMWLLGLPWALALLVTAASSGPSADPPDPASIFADLSPAELRAVRTFLMERPELGLSPSRGGPLAKNSLFLVELLPPKKRSALRFLERGGARPRREARAVIFFGAQAEPNVTELAVGPLPRPSSYRPLAFKGGRTVPFWARPMTRLEYELLHEALVAAMAPLEPLLREATGFGFQNCSERCLTFSDIAPRGLGPGERRTWLVIQRFVEGFFLHPVGLEVLLDHRDPDPRRWAVRQLWYNGRYFGGVRELAESHARGALPLARLPEPPARHLFSSYEPRGRFSSGTPTEVHGAKVCEPQGRRYRLRGNRLEYGGWSLAFRLRSSAGLQLFDVRFGGERVAYELSVQEAVAFYGGHSPAAMQTKYMDAGWAMGASSYELARGVDCPETAAFLDAHHLLDADGPVRFPRALCVFELPTGVPLRRHFDSDFQGGFHFYAGLEGRALVLRTTSTVYNYDYIWDFLLYPNGVLETKVHATGYIHATFYTPEGRRYGSRVHSHLLGNIHTHLVHYKVDLDVAGSGNSFETMDIRFENISNPWSAGARVVQPWLHREPRRREREAALPLDRPAPRYLLFSNPRRRNRWGHRRTFRLQLSSHAGPVLPRGWREERGVTWARYHLAVTRRHENEPSSSSIYTQNNPWDPPVTFESFIRDNETIEDQDLVAWVTVGFLHVPHAEDIPNTATPGNAVGFFLRPFNFFSEDPSVASRAPVIVRPLDPPACSRLQIQRWTPASPGPCVHPEPFSYNGTYRQV, from the exons ATGCGGCGGAGACAGCGAAG GatgtggctgctggggctgccctgggcgCTGGCCCTGCTGGTCACCGCGGCCTCCTCCGGCCCCTCCGCGGACCCCCCGGACCCCGCGTCCATCTTCGCCGACCTGTCCCCGGCGGAGCTCCGGGCCGTGCGGACCTTCCTGATGGAGCGGccggagctggggctgtccccgaGCCGGGGGGGGCCCCTGGCCAAGAACTCGCTGTtcctggtggagctgctgccccccAAGAAGCGCTCGGCGCTGCGGTTCCTGGAGCgcggcggggcgcggccgcggcgcgAGGCCCGCGCCGTCATCTTCTTCGGGGCGCAAGCGGAGCCCAACGTCACCGAGCTGGCCGTGGGGCCCCTGCCGCGCCCCAGCTCCTACCGGCCCCTGGCCTTCAAGGGCGGCCGCACCGTGCCCTTCTGGGCGCGGCCGATGACGCGGCTGGAGTACGAGCTGCTGCACGAGGCGCTGGTGGCCGCCATGGCCCCGCTGGAGCCGCTGCTGCGCGAGGCCACCGGCTTCGGCTTCCAGAACTGCTCCGAGCGCTGCCTCACCTTCTCCGACATCGCCCCGCGCGGGCTGGGCCCCGGCGAGCGCCGCACGTGGCTGGTGATCCAGCGCTTCGTGGAGGGCTTCTTCCTGCACCCCgtggggctggaggtgctgctggaccACCGGGACCCCGACCCGCGGCGCTGGGCCGTGCGGCAGCTCTGGTACAACGGGCGCTACTTCGGCGGCGTGCGGGAGCTGGCCGAGAGCCACGCGCGGGGCGCGCTGCCCCTGGCCCGCCTGCccgagccccccgcccgccACCTCTTCTCCAGCTACGAGCCCCGCGGGCGCTTCTCCAGCGGGACCCCCACCGAGGTGCACGGCGCCAAGGTGTGCGAGCCGCAGGGCCGGCGCTACCGGCTGCGCGGCAACCGGCTGGAGTACGGCGGCTGGAGCCTGGCGTTCCGGCTGCGCTCCTCCGCCGGCCTGCAGCTCTTCGACGTGCGCTTCGGCGGCGAGCGCGTGGCCTACGAGCTGAGCGTGCAGGAGGCCGTCGCCTTCTACGGCGGCCACTCGCCGGCCGCCATGCAGACCAAGTACATGGACGCCGGCTGGGCCATGGGCGCCTCCAGCTACGAGCTGGCGCGCGGCGTGGACTGCCCCGAGACCGCCGCCTTCCTGGACGCCCACCACCTCCTGGACGCCGACGGCCCCGTGCGCTTCCCCCGCGCCCTCTGCGTCTTCGAGCTGCCCACGGGCGTTCCCCTGCGCCGCCACTTCGACAGCGACTTCCAGGGCGGCTTCCACTTCTACGCGGGGCTGGAGGGACGGGCGCTGGTGCTCAGGACCACCTCCACCGTCTACAACTATGACTACATCTGGGACTTCCTGCTCTACCCCAACGGCGTCCTGGAGACCAAGGTCCACGCCACCGGCTACATCCACGCCACCTTCTACACGCCCGAGGGCCGGCGCTACGGCAGCCGCGTGCACAGCCACCTCCTGGGCAACATCCACACCCACCTGGTGCACTACAAGGTGGACCTGGATGTCGCAG GCTCCGGGAACAGCTTCGAGACGATGGACATTCGCTTCGAGAACATCTCCAACCCCTGGAGCGCGGGGGCGCGCGTGGTGCAGCCGTGGCTGCACCGGGAGCCGCGGCGCCGGGAGCGCGAGGCCGCGCTGCCGCTGGACCGGCCCGCGCCGCGGTACCTGCTCTTCTCCAACCCGCGCCGGCGGAACCGCTGGGGCCACCGCCGCACCTTCCgcctgcagctcagctcccacGCCGGGCCCGTGCTGCCCCGCGGCTGGCGCGAGGAGCGCGGCGTCACCTGGGCCAG GTACCACCTGGCCGTGACACGGCGCCACGAGAACgagccaagcagcagcagcatctacACCCAGAAcaacccctgggacccccccgtCACCTTCGAGAGCTTCATCCGCGACAACGAGACCATCGAGGACCAG GACCTGGTGGCCTGGGTGACCGTGGGCTTCCTGCACGTGCCCCACGCCGAGGACATCCCCAACACGGCCACCCCGGGCAACGCCGTCGGCTTCTTCCTGCGCCCCTTCAACTTCTTCAGCGAGGACCCGTCGGTGGCGTCGCGGGCGCCGGTCATCGTGCGGCCCCTGGACCCTCCGGCCTGCTCCCGCCTGCAGATCCAGCGCTGGACCCCGGCCAGCCCCGGCCCCTGCGTCCACCCCGAGCCCTTCTCCTACAACGGCACCTACCGCCAGGTGTGa
- the LOC128784814 gene encoding zinc finger protein 316-like isoform X2 — protein MCDNYDLVASLAGGTEGPPSHTDPNSKFTRMKEESHAGVPCAGGHSRDTDTTDSCAWSGSDSKDDTGGRWGSGSGVPRSGCRDPERGGRAWAVPRRVPAASGLLIGGSRGLRSGAEAPPGRPYLCGTCGKSFRHRRSLLAHKKLRRGNRARHGCAECGRSFCLRGDLLRHRDTHRARPPGRRRCPGAAGPGEERPFECGRCGRSFSWRESLELHLRGHRAAERAHPCPECGRVFPHRGHLLLHRRVHSGQRPFPCARCGRAFASRANLSSHRRTRRHCRPRSQGPRGDRDSDRDRGPRGDRDPRGDRDSDRDRDPRGDRDPRGDRDSDRDRDPRGDKDRDPLGDRDRDLHEDRNRDPCGDRNSDRDRDLHEDRDRDARGDRDPPRDKDSNRDLCGDRDPPGDGDSLRDRDMDRDPCGDRDRDGDREPHWDRDPLRDRDRDCDSDRVRDGNREPCGDGHPLRDRDREPCGDRDPLRDRDLLRAGEPLGGRDLPAGDQQ, from the exons ATGTGCGACAACTACGACCTGGTGGCCAGCCTGG CGGGGGGCACTGAGGGCCCTCCCTCCCACACAGACCCCAACTCCAAGTTCACCCGCATGAAGGAGGAGTCACACGCGGGGGTTCCCTGCGCTGGGGGGCACAGCAGAGATACCGACACCACCGACAGCT GTGCCTGGAGCGGTTCTGACAGCAAGGATGACACCGGGGGACGCTGGGGATCGGGGTCCGGTGTCCCCCGCTCCGGCTGCCGTGACCCCGAGCGGGGGGGCCGTGCCTGGGCCGTGCCCCGGCGGGTGCCGGCGGCGTCGGGGCTCCTCATCGGCGGCAGCCGCGGGCTGCGCAGCGGGGCCGAGGCGCCCCCGGGCCGGCCGTACCTGTGCGGCACCTGCGGCAAATCCTTCCGGCACCGCCGCAGCCTCCTGGCGCACAAGAAGCTGCGGCGGGGGAACCGGGCCCGGCACGGGTGCGCCGAGTGCGGCCGCAGCTTCTGCCTGCGCGGGGACCTGCTGCGGCACCGCGACACGCACCGGGCGCGGCCCCCGGGccgccggcgctgcccgggcgcggcggggccgggcgagGAGCGGCCCTTCGAGTGCGGGCGCTGCGGGCGCAGCTTCAGCTGGAGggagagcctggagctgcacctGCGGGGGCACCGCGCCGCCGAGCGCGCCCACCCCTGCCCCGAGTGCGGCCGCGTGTTCCCGCACCGCGGGCACCTCCTGCTGCACCGCCGGGTGCACTCGGGCCAGCGGCCCTTCCCCTGCGCCCGCTGCGGCCGCGCCTTCGCCTCGCGGGCCAACCTCAGCTCCCACCGCAGGACGCGCCGGCACTGCCGGCCCCGCAGCCAGGGCCCccgcggggacagggacagcgacagggacaggggcccccgtggggacagggacccccgtggggacagggacagcgacagggacagggacccccgtggggacagggacccccgtggggacagggacagcgacagggacagggacccccgtggagacaaggacagggacccccttggggacagggacagagacctCCACgaggacaggaacagggacccctgtggggacaggaacagcgacagggacagggacctccacgaggacagggacagggacgcCCGTGGAGACAGGGACCCACCTAGGGACAAGGACAGCAATAGGGACCTTTGCGGGGACAGGGACCCACCTGGGGACGGGGACTCGCTGAGGGATAGGGACATGGATAGGGACCCCTGCGGGGACAGGGATAGGGATGGGGATAGGGAGCCTCATTGGGACAGGGACCCGCTCAGGGATAGAGATAGGGATTGTGATAGTGATAGAGTTAGGGACGGGAATAGGGAGCCCTGTGGGGACGGGCACCCgctcagggacagggacagggagccctgtggggacagggacccgctcagggacagggacctgctcagggctggggaacCCCTCGGGGGCAGGGACCTCCCGGCGGGTGACCAGCAGTAG
- the LOC128784814 gene encoding zinc finger protein 696-like isoform X3 has product MCDNYDLVASLDPNSKFTRMKEESHAGVPCAGGHSRDTDTTDSSGAWSGSDSKDDTGGRWGSGSGVPRSGCRDPERGGRAWAVPRRVPAASGLLIGGSRGLRSGAEAPPGRPYLCGTCGKSFRHRRSLLAHKKLRRGNRARHGCAECGRSFCLRGDLLRHRDTHRARPPGRRRCPGAAGPGEERPFECGRCGRSFSWRESLELHLRGHRAAERAHPCPECGRVFPHRGHLLLHRRVHSGQRPFPCARCGRAFASRANLSSHRRTRRHCRPRSQGPRGDRDSDRDRGPRGDRDPRGDRDSDRDRDPRGDRDPRGDRDSDRDRDPRGDKDRDPLGDRDRDLHEDRNRDPCGDRNSDRDRDLHEDRDRDARGDRDPPRDKDSNRDLCGDRDPPGDGDSLRDRDMDRDPCGDRDRDGDREPHWDRDPLRDRDRDCDSDRVRDGNREPCGDGHPLRDRDREPCGDRDPLRDRDLLRAGEPLGGRDLPAGDQQ; this is encoded by the exons ATGTGCGACAACTACGACCTGGTGGCCAGCCTGG ACCCCAACTCCAAGTTCACCCGCATGAAGGAGGAGTCACACGCGGGGGTTCCCTGCGCTGGGGGGCACAGCAGAGATACCGACACCACCGACAGCT CAGGTGCCTGGAGCGGTTCTGACAGCAAGGATGACACCGGGGGACGCTGGGGATCGGGGTCCGGTGTCCCCCGCTCCGGCTGCCGTGACCCCGAGCGGGGGGGCCGTGCCTGGGCCGTGCCCCGGCGGGTGCCGGCGGCGTCGGGGCTCCTCATCGGCGGCAGCCGCGGGCTGCGCAGCGGGGCCGAGGCGCCCCCGGGCCGGCCGTACCTGTGCGGCACCTGCGGCAAATCCTTCCGGCACCGCCGCAGCCTCCTGGCGCACAAGAAGCTGCGGCGGGGGAACCGGGCCCGGCACGGGTGCGCCGAGTGCGGCCGCAGCTTCTGCCTGCGCGGGGACCTGCTGCGGCACCGCGACACGCACCGGGCGCGGCCCCCGGGccgccggcgctgcccgggcgcggcggggccgggcgagGAGCGGCCCTTCGAGTGCGGGCGCTGCGGGCGCAGCTTCAGCTGGAGggagagcctggagctgcacctGCGGGGGCACCGCGCCGCCGAGCGCGCCCACCCCTGCCCCGAGTGCGGCCGCGTGTTCCCGCACCGCGGGCACCTCCTGCTGCACCGCCGGGTGCACTCGGGCCAGCGGCCCTTCCCCTGCGCCCGCTGCGGCCGCGCCTTCGCCTCGCGGGCCAACCTCAGCTCCCACCGCAGGACGCGCCGGCACTGCCGGCCCCGCAGCCAGGGCCCccgcggggacagggacagcgacagggacaggggcccccgtggggacagggacccccgtggggacagggacagcgacagggacagggacccccgtggggacagggacccccgtggggacagggacagcgacagggacagggacccccgtggagacaaggacagggacccccttggggacagggacagagacctCCACgaggacaggaacagggacccctgtggggacaggaacagcgacagggacagggacctccacgaggacagggacagggacgcCCGTGGAGACAGGGACCCACCTAGGGACAAGGACAGCAATAGGGACCTTTGCGGGGACAGGGACCCACCTGGGGACGGGGACTCGCTGAGGGATAGGGACATGGATAGGGACCCCTGCGGGGACAGGGATAGGGATGGGGATAGGGAGCCTCATTGGGACAGGGACCCGCTCAGGGATAGAGATAGGGATTGTGATAGTGATAGAGTTAGGGACGGGAATAGGGAGCCCTGTGGGGACGGGCACCCgctcagggacagggacagggagccctgtggggacagggacccgctcagggacagggacctgctcagggctggggaacCCCTCGGGGGCAGGGACCTCCCGGCGGGTGACCAGCAGTAG
- the LOC128784814 gene encoding zinc finger protein 696-like isoform X1, translated as MCDNYDLVASLAGGTEGPPSHTDPNSKFTRMKEESHAGVPCAGGHSRDTDTTDSSGAWSGSDSKDDTGGRWGSGSGVPRSGCRDPERGGRAWAVPRRVPAASGLLIGGSRGLRSGAEAPPGRPYLCGTCGKSFRHRRSLLAHKKLRRGNRARHGCAECGRSFCLRGDLLRHRDTHRARPPGRRRCPGAAGPGEERPFECGRCGRSFSWRESLELHLRGHRAAERAHPCPECGRVFPHRGHLLLHRRVHSGQRPFPCARCGRAFASRANLSSHRRTRRHCRPRSQGPRGDRDSDRDRGPRGDRDPRGDRDSDRDRDPRGDRDPRGDRDSDRDRDPRGDKDRDPLGDRDRDLHEDRNRDPCGDRNSDRDRDLHEDRDRDARGDRDPPRDKDSNRDLCGDRDPPGDGDSLRDRDMDRDPCGDRDRDGDREPHWDRDPLRDRDRDCDSDRVRDGNREPCGDGHPLRDRDREPCGDRDPLRDRDLLRAGEPLGGRDLPAGDQQ; from the exons ATGTGCGACAACTACGACCTGGTGGCCAGCCTGG CGGGGGGCACTGAGGGCCCTCCCTCCCACACAGACCCCAACTCCAAGTTCACCCGCATGAAGGAGGAGTCACACGCGGGGGTTCCCTGCGCTGGGGGGCACAGCAGAGATACCGACACCACCGACAGCT CAGGTGCCTGGAGCGGTTCTGACAGCAAGGATGACACCGGGGGACGCTGGGGATCGGGGTCCGGTGTCCCCCGCTCCGGCTGCCGTGACCCCGAGCGGGGGGGCCGTGCCTGGGCCGTGCCCCGGCGGGTGCCGGCGGCGTCGGGGCTCCTCATCGGCGGCAGCCGCGGGCTGCGCAGCGGGGCCGAGGCGCCCCCGGGCCGGCCGTACCTGTGCGGCACCTGCGGCAAATCCTTCCGGCACCGCCGCAGCCTCCTGGCGCACAAGAAGCTGCGGCGGGGGAACCGGGCCCGGCACGGGTGCGCCGAGTGCGGCCGCAGCTTCTGCCTGCGCGGGGACCTGCTGCGGCACCGCGACACGCACCGGGCGCGGCCCCCGGGccgccggcgctgcccgggcgcggcggggccgggcgagGAGCGGCCCTTCGAGTGCGGGCGCTGCGGGCGCAGCTTCAGCTGGAGggagagcctggagctgcacctGCGGGGGCACCGCGCCGCCGAGCGCGCCCACCCCTGCCCCGAGTGCGGCCGCGTGTTCCCGCACCGCGGGCACCTCCTGCTGCACCGCCGGGTGCACTCGGGCCAGCGGCCCTTCCCCTGCGCCCGCTGCGGCCGCGCCTTCGCCTCGCGGGCCAACCTCAGCTCCCACCGCAGGACGCGCCGGCACTGCCGGCCCCGCAGCCAGGGCCCccgcggggacagggacagcgacagggacaggggcccccgtggggacagggacccccgtggggacagggacagcgacagggacagggacccccgtggggacagggacccccgtggggacagggacagcgacagggacagggacccccgtggagacaaggacagggacccccttggggacagggacagagacctCCACgaggacaggaacagggacccctgtggggacaggaacagcgacagggacagggacctccacgaggacagggacagggacgcCCGTGGAGACAGGGACCCACCTAGGGACAAGGACAGCAATAGGGACCTTTGCGGGGACAGGGACCCACCTGGGGACGGGGACTCGCTGAGGGATAGGGACATGGATAGGGACCCCTGCGGGGACAGGGATAGGGATGGGGATAGGGAGCCTCATTGGGACAGGGACCCGCTCAGGGATAGAGATAGGGATTGTGATAGTGATAGAGTTAGGGACGGGAATAGGGAGCCCTGTGGGGACGGGCACCCgctcagggacagggacagggagccctgtggggacagggacccgctcagggacagggacctgctcagggctggggaacCCCTCGGGGGCAGGGACCTCCCGGCGGGTGACCAGCAGTAG